The following proteins are co-located in the Mycolicibacterium goodii genome:
- a CDS encoding arabinosyltransferase domain-containing protein, which translates to MESRRTDQGPTVSAPGDTAAGDVRIARWVATIAGLLGFVLSVAIPLLPVTQTTATLNWPQQGTLSNVTAPLISQAPVHLTATVPCSVVRDMPAEGGLVFGTAPAEGRDAALNAMLVNVTESRVDVIVRNVVVASVTRDRVAGPGCQRIEITSNLDGTYADFVGLTQVSGDNAGQPQRTGYPDPNLRPAIVGVFTDLTGPAPQGLSVSATIDTRFTTHPTALKFAAILLAIVSTVIALLALWRLDRLDGRRMHHLIPTRWRTVTAVDGVVVGGMAIWYVIGANSSDDGYILQMARTAEHAGYMANYFRWFGSPEDPFGWYYNLLALMTKVSDASIWIRLPDLICALICWLLLSREVLPRLGPAVVGSRAAMWAAGLVLLGAWMPFNNGLRPEGQIATGALITYVLIERAVSSGRLTPAALAITTAAFTLGIQPTGLIAVAALLAGGRPILRIVMRRRRLVGTWPLVAPLLAAGTVILAVVFADQTFATVLEATRIRTAIGPSQEWWTENLRYYYLILPTTDGAISRRVAFVFTAMCLFPALFMMLRRKRVAGVARGPAWRLMGIIFATMFFLMFTPTKWIHHFGLFAAVGGAMAALATVLVSPTVLRSARNRMAMLALVLFVLAFCFASTNGWWYVSNFGAPFNNSVPKIGGVQVSAVFFALSAAAALWAFWLHLTRRTESRAVDRLTAAPIPVAAGFMVVVMMASMAIGVVRQYPTYSNGWANLRAFVGGCGLADDVLVEPDSNAGFLTPLPGAYGPLGPLGGEHPQGFSPNGVPDRIIAEAIRLNNPQPGTDYDWNQSIKLDRPGINGSTVPLPYGLDPARVPVAGTYSTAAQQESKLASAWYELPARDETERAAHPLVVITAAGTITGESVAKGLTTGQTVDLEYARRGPDGNLVPAGRVTPYDVGPTPSWRNLRYPRSEIPDDAVAVRVIAEDLSLSQGDWIAVTPPRVPEVRSVQEYIGSDQPVLMDWAVGLAFPCQQPMLHANGVTEVPKFRISPDYYAKLQSTDTWQDGINGGLLGITDLLLRASVMSTYLSKDWGQDWGSLRKFETVVDATPAHIDLGSETHSGLYKPGPLRIQP; encoded by the coding sequence ATGGAGTCGCGGCGGACCGATCAGGGCCCTACCGTGAGCGCGCCCGGTGACACCGCTGCAGGCGACGTGCGCATCGCACGCTGGGTCGCCACGATCGCGGGCCTGCTGGGATTCGTTCTGTCGGTGGCCATCCCGCTGCTGCCCGTCACCCAGACGACGGCCACGCTGAACTGGCCGCAGCAGGGCACGCTGTCGAACGTCACGGCACCGCTGATCTCGCAGGCCCCCGTGCACCTCACCGCGACCGTGCCGTGCTCGGTGGTGCGTGACATGCCCGCCGAGGGCGGCCTGGTGTTCGGCACCGCACCCGCCGAGGGCCGCGACGCCGCCCTCAACGCGATGCTGGTCAACGTCACCGAGTCCCGCGTCGACGTGATCGTGCGCAACGTCGTCGTCGCGAGCGTGACCCGGGACCGCGTCGCCGGACCTGGGTGTCAACGCATCGAGATCACCTCGAACCTCGACGGCACCTACGCCGATTTCGTCGGTCTCACACAGGTTTCCGGCGACAACGCGGGCCAACCGCAACGTACCGGCTACCCCGACCCGAACCTGCGACCCGCGATCGTCGGGGTGTTCACCGACCTCACCGGCCCTGCGCCGCAGGGACTCTCGGTGTCGGCGACCATCGACACGCGGTTCACCACGCACCCGACGGCGCTCAAATTCGCGGCCATCCTGCTGGCGATCGTCTCGACGGTCATCGCGCTGCTCGCGTTGTGGCGGCTGGACCGCCTCGACGGGCGCCGCATGCACCACCTGATCCCGACGCGCTGGCGCACGGTCACCGCGGTCGACGGAGTAGTCGTCGGCGGCATGGCGATCTGGTATGTGATCGGCGCCAACTCGTCGGACGACGGCTACATCCTGCAGATGGCCCGCACCGCCGAACACGCGGGCTACATGGCGAACTACTTCCGCTGGTTCGGCAGCCCCGAGGATCCGTTCGGCTGGTACTACAACCTTTTGGCGCTCATGACCAAGGTGAGCGACGCCAGCATCTGGATCCGGTTGCCGGACCTGATCTGTGCCCTGATCTGCTGGCTGCTGCTGTCGCGTGAGGTGCTGCCCCGGCTGGGCCCCGCGGTGGTGGGCAGTCGCGCGGCCATGTGGGCCGCGGGTCTGGTGCTGCTGGGTGCGTGGATGCCGTTCAACAACGGTCTGCGCCCCGAAGGTCAGATCGCCACCGGCGCGCTGATCACCTACGTGCTCATCGAGCGTGCCGTCTCGTCGGGTCGTCTCACACCTGCCGCGCTGGCGATCACCACGGCGGCGTTCACGCTCGGCATCCAGCCCACCGGTCTGATCGCCGTGGCCGCGCTGCTGGCGGGTGGCCGCCCCATCCTGCGCATCGTGATGCGGCGTCGTCGCCTCGTCGGGACCTGGCCGCTGGTGGCTCCGCTGCTGGCCGCGGGCACCGTGATCCTGGCGGTGGTGTTCGCCGACCAGACGTTCGCAACGGTGTTGGAGGCCACCAGGATCCGCACCGCGATCGGTCCCAGCCAGGAGTGGTGGACCGAGAACCTGCGCTACTACTACCTGATCCTGCCGACCACCGACGGCGCGATCTCGCGGCGCGTGGCGTTCGTGTTCACCGCGATGTGCCTGTTCCCGGCGCTGTTCATGATGCTGCGGCGCAAGCGGGTCGCGGGCGTCGCCCGCGGCCCGGCCTGGCGCCTGATGGGCATCATCTTCGCCACCATGTTCTTCCTGATGTTCACGCCCACCAAGTGGATCCACCACTTCGGTCTGTTCGCCGCGGTGGGCGGCGCGATGGCCGCGCTCGCGACCGTGCTGGTGTCGCCGACGGTCCTGCGCTCGGCGCGCAACCGGATGGCGATGCTGGCGCTGGTGCTGTTCGTGCTCGCGTTCTGCTTCGCCTCCACCAACGGCTGGTGGTACGTGTCGAACTTCGGTGCGCCGTTCAACAATTCGGTGCCCAAGATCGGCGGCGTGCAGGTCAGCGCGGTCTTCTTCGCGCTGTCGGCCGCCGCGGCGCTGTGGGCGTTCTGGTTGCACCTGACACGTCGCACCGAATCCCGTGCGGTGGACCGGTTGACGGCCGCGCCCATCCCCGTGGCGGCCGGCTTCATGGTCGTGGTGATGATGGCGTCGATGGCGATCGGGGTGGTCCGACAGTACCCGACCTACTCCAACGGATGGGCCAACCTCCGCGCCTTCGTCGGCGGCTGCGGCCTGGCCGACGACGTTCTGGTGGAACCGGATTCCAACGCCGGCTTCCTCACCCCGCTGCCCGGTGCGTACGGGCCGCTGGGACCGCTGGGCGGCGAGCACCCACAGGGCTTCTCCCCCAACGGCGTTCCTGACCGCATCATCGCCGAGGCCATCCGCCTCAACAACCCGCAACCGGGCACCGACTACGACTGGAACCAGTCGATCAAGCTCGACCGCCCCGGCATCAACGGCTCGACCGTGCCGCTGCCCTACGGCCTCGACCCCGCGCGGGTCCCGGTCGCGGGCACGTATTCCACTGCGGCGCAGCAGGAGAGCAAGCTCGCGTCGGCGTGGTACGAGCTTCCCGCCCGCGACGAGACCGAACGGGCCGCGCATCCGCTGGTGGTCATCACCGCGGCCGGCACCATCACCGGTGAGAGCGTCGCAAAGGGCCTGACGACCGGGCAGACCGTGGATCTGGAGTACGCGCGCCGCGGACCGGACGGCAACCTGGTGCCCGCGGGCCGGGTGACCCCGTACGACGTGGGGCCGACGCCGTCGTGGCGCAACCTGCGCTACCCGCGATCGGAGATCCCCGACGACGCTGTCGCGGTGCGTGTGATCGCCGAGGATCTGTCACTGAGCCAAGGCGACTGGATCGCCGTGACCCCGCCGCGGGTGCCCGAGGTGCGCTCGGTGCAGGAGTACATCGGCTCCGATCAGCCCGTGCTGATGGACTGGGCCGTTGGTCTGGCGTTCCCGTGCCAGCAGCCCATGCTGCACGCCAACGGTGTGACCGAGGTGCCGAAGTTCCGCATCTCGCCGGACTACTACGCGAAGCTGCAGAGCACCGACACCTGGCAGGACGGCATCAACGGCGGCCTGCTCGGCATCACCGACCTGCTGCTGCGGGCCTCGGTGATGTCGACCTACCTGTCGAAGGACTGGGGTCAGGACTGGGGTTCGCTGCGCAAGTTCGAAACCGTCGTCGATGCGACCCCCGCGCACATCGATCTCGGTTCCGAGACCCACAGCGGCCTTTACAAGCCGGGACCGCTGCGGATCCAGCCCTGA
- a CDS encoding arabinosyltransferase domain-containing protein, translating into MATDTRLASKPVTGPHAAGGSNHRTARLVAIVAGLLGTLMAVATPLLPVEQTTAELNWPQNGVWQSVDAPLIGYVATDLNISVPCQAAAGLVGPQNRNRSVLLSTVPKQAPKAIDRGLLIERINDDLTVIVRNTPVVSAPLDEVLSPACRELTFTAHADKVTGEFVGLTQGPDDDNPGEPLRGERGGYDFRPQIVGVFTDLSGPAPEGLRFSATVDTRYSTSPTWVKLLAMIVGVAMTVISLGALHVLDCADGRRHKRFLPSRWWSLTPLDGLVSAMLVWWHFVGANTADDGYILTMARVSENAGYMANYYRWFGTPEAPFGWYYDLLALWSHVSTASVWMRFPTLLMGLACWWVISREVIPRLGTAAKHSRAAAWTAAGVFLAFWLPLNNGLRPEPIIALGILLTWCSVERGVATSRLLPVAVALIIGALTLFSGPTGIAAIGALLVAVGPLKTIVAAHTSRFGHWALLAPIAAAGTVTIFLIFRDQTLAAELQASSFKSAVGPSLAWFDEHIRYSRLFTTSPDGSVARRFAVLTLLLALAVSIAMTLRKGRIPGTALGPSRRIIGITIISFLAMMFTPTKWTHHFGVFAGLAGSLGALAAVAVTATAMKSRRNRAVFAAAVLFVTALSFATVNGWWYVSNFGVPWSNSFPEFKFGFTTMLLGLSVVMLLVAAWFHFSGRDVAPDRPRRRWQHVVGAPLAVATWALVVFEVVSLTLGMINQYPAWSVGRSNLNALTGKTCGLANDVLVEQNANAGMLAPIGEPPGQALGATTSLGFGPNGIPSDVSADPVMEQPGTDNFADSDSGVVTSTEVGTEGGTTAAAGINGSRARLPYGLNPATTPVLGSWRAGTQQPAVLRSAWYRLPDRDQAGPLLVVSAAGRFDPGEVVVQWATDEQAAANQPGGGITFGDVGAAPAWRNLRAPLSSIPREATQIRLVATDDDLAPQHWIALTPPRIPELRTLQDVVGSSDPVLLDWLVGLAFPCQRPFGHRYGVIEVPEWRILPDRFGAEANSPVMDYLGGGPLGITELLLRPSSVPTYLKDDWFRDWGSLQRLTPWYPDAEPARLDLGTATRSGLWSPAPLRLS; encoded by the coding sequence ATGGCCACTGATACCCGGTTAGCATCGAAGCCCGTGACCGGACCGCACGCAGCGGGTGGCAGCAACCACCGCACCGCCCGGCTGGTAGCGATCGTCGCCGGTCTTCTCGGCACGCTGATGGCGGTGGCGACGCCGCTGCTGCCGGTCGAGCAGACCACCGCCGAACTCAACTGGCCACAGAACGGCGTCTGGCAGAGCGTCGATGCGCCCCTGATCGGCTACGTCGCGACCGACCTGAACATCTCGGTGCCGTGCCAGGCCGCCGCCGGCCTGGTGGGTCCGCAGAACCGGAACCGCAGCGTCCTGCTGTCGACCGTGCCCAAGCAGGCGCCCAAGGCCATCGACCGCGGTCTGCTGATCGAGCGCATCAACGACGATCTGACGGTCATCGTGCGCAACACCCCGGTGGTCAGCGCGCCGCTCGACGAGGTCCTCAGCCCGGCGTGCCGGGAACTGACCTTCACCGCGCACGCCGACAAGGTCACCGGCGAATTCGTGGGCCTCACCCAGGGGCCCGACGACGACAATCCGGGCGAACCGCTGCGGGGTGAGCGCGGCGGCTACGACTTCCGTCCCCAGATCGTCGGCGTCTTCACCGACCTGTCCGGCCCGGCGCCCGAAGGCCTGCGGTTCTCGGCCACCGTCGACACCCGCTACAGCACCTCACCGACGTGGGTGAAGCTGCTCGCGATGATCGTGGGCGTCGCGATGACGGTGATCTCACTCGGCGCGCTGCACGTGCTCGACTGCGCCGACGGCCGACGCCACAAGCGCTTCCTGCCGTCGCGCTGGTGGTCGCTGACGCCGCTGGACGGCCTGGTCAGCGCGATGCTCGTGTGGTGGCACTTCGTCGGCGCCAACACCGCCGACGACGGTTACATCCTGACCATGGCCAGGGTGTCGGAGAACGCCGGCTACATGGCCAACTACTACCGCTGGTTCGGCACCCCCGAGGCGCCGTTCGGCTGGTACTACGACCTACTGGCGCTGTGGTCGCACGTATCGACGGCCAGCGTGTGGATGCGCTTCCCGACGCTGCTGATGGGTCTGGCCTGCTGGTGGGTGATCAGCCGCGAGGTCATCCCGCGCCTCGGCACCGCCGCCAAGCACAGCCGCGCCGCGGCATGGACCGCCGCGGGTGTGTTCCTGGCGTTCTGGCTGCCGCTCAACAACGGCCTGCGGCCCGAGCCGATCATCGCGCTGGGCATCCTGCTCACCTGGTGTTCGGTGGAGCGCGGCGTCGCCACCAGCCGCCTGCTCCCGGTGGCGGTCGCGCTCATCATCGGTGCGTTGACGCTGTTCTCCGGACCCACCGGCATCGCCGCCATCGGCGCCCTGCTGGTCGCCGTCGGACCGTTGAAAACCATTGTGGCAGCGCATACTTCACGTTTCGGGCACTGGGCGCTGCTGGCCCCGATCGCCGCGGCGGGCACCGTCACGATCTTCTTGATCTTCCGCGACCAGACCCTGGCCGCCGAACTGCAGGCCAGCAGCTTCAAGTCGGCCGTCGGCCCCAGCCTGGCCTGGTTCGACGAGCACATCCGCTACTCGCGGCTGTTCACCACCAGCCCGGACGGTTCGGTGGCGCGGCGGTTCGCGGTGCTCACGCTGCTGCTCGCGCTGGCGGTGTCGATCGCGATGACGCTGCGCAAGGGACGCATCCCCGGCACGGCGCTCGGCCCGAGCCGGCGCATCATCGGCATCACCATCATCTCGTTCCTGGCGATGATGTTCACCCCCACCAAATGGACCCACCACTTCGGTGTGTTCGCCGGGCTGGCCGGATCCCTCGGCGCGCTGGCCGCCGTCGCGGTGACCGCGACCGCGATGAAGTCCCGGCGCAACCGGGCGGTGTTCGCCGCGGCCGTGCTGTTCGTGACGGCGCTGTCGTTCGCCACGGTCAACGGCTGGTGGTACGTGTCGAACTTCGGGGTGCCCTGGTCGAACTCCTTCCCGGAGTTCAAGTTCGGCTTCACCACCATGCTGCTCGGTCTTTCGGTGGTCATGCTGCTGGTCGCGGCGTGGTTCCACTTCAGCGGCCGCGACGTCGCACCCGACCGTCCCCGGCGCCGCTGGCAACATGTCGTCGGCGCCCCGCTGGCGGTCGCCACGTGGGCGCTGGTGGTGTTCGAGGTGGTCTCGCTGACGCTCGGGATGATCAACCAGTACCCGGCCTGGTCGGTGGGCCGCTCCAACCTGAACGCGCTGACCGGCAAGACCTGCGGACTGGCCAACGATGTCCTGGTCGAGCAGAACGCCAACGCGGGCATGCTCGCCCCGATCGGGGAACCGCCCGGGCAGGCGCTCGGCGCGACGACCTCGCTGGGCTTCGGCCCCAACGGCATCCCGTCGGACGTCTCGGCCGACCCCGTCATGGAGCAGCCCGGCACCGACAACTTCGCCGACAGCGACTCCGGCGTCGTCACCAGCACCGAGGTCGGCACCGAAGGCGGCACCACCGCCGCGGCGGGCATCAACGGGTCCCGCGCGCGTCTGCCCTACGGACTCAACCCCGCCACCACCCCGGTGCTCGGCTCGTGGCGCGCCGGTACCCAGCAGCCCGCGGTGCTGCGCTCGGCGTGGTACCGGCTGCCCGACCGCGACCAGGCCGGGCCGCTGCTGGTGGTGTCGGCGGCGGGCCGGTTCGACCCGGGCGAGGTGGTGGTGCAGTGGGCCACCGACGAGCAGGCCGCGGCCAACCAGCCCGGCGGCGGCATCACGTTCGGGGACGTCGGCGCCGCGCCCGCGTGGCGCAACCTGCGTGCCCCGCTGAGCTCGATCCCCCGCGAGGCCACCCAGATCCGGCTGGTCGCCACCGACGACGACCTCGCGCCGCAGCACTGGATCGCGCTGACCCCGCCGCGCATCCCCGAACTGAGAACGCTGCAGGACGTGGTCGGTTCGTCCGACCCGGTGCTGCTGGACTGGCTCGTGGGCCTGGCATTCCCGTGCCAGCGGCCGTTCGGCCACCGCTACGGCGTCATCGAGGTGCCCGAGTGGCGCATCCTGCCGGACCGGTTCGGCGCCGAGGCCAACTCGCCGGTGATGGACTACCTCGGCGGCGGCCCGCTCGGCATCACCGAACTGCTGCTGCGCCCGTCGTCGGTGCCGACATATCTCAAGGACGACTGGTTCCGCGACTGGGGCTCGCTGCAGCGGCTCACGCCGTGGTACCCCGACGCCGAGCCGGCCCGGCTCGACCTCGGCACCGCCACCCGCAGCGGCCTGTGGAGCCCGGCGCCGCTGCGGCTGAGCTGA
- a CDS encoding arabinosyltransferase domain-containing protein, with translation MTEPSRIARLIAVVAGIAGVVLCGLVPLLPVEETTATILWPQGAGADGNVTELTAPLVAGAPRALDVTIPCRTVAELPANGGVVFSTNPAGGIEAGRNGMFVRANADVVYVAFRDTVAAVAPRAAVNSGACSQIHVWANVGAVGADFVGIPDAAGTLPVDKRPQVSGVFTDLKVPAQPGLAARIDVDTRFITSPTVLKTAVIVLGVGCVIASLVALALLDRGWRRRPPRIRGRAGIWTWLTDAGVIGGLLAWHIVGAPTSDDGYNTTIARVAADAGYTTNYYRYFGASEAPFDWYQSVLSHLAAISADGVWMRLPATAAAIATWLIISRCVLPRIGRRVAANRVAMLTAGAVFLAAWLPFNNGLRPEPLIAFAVIAVWMLVENTIGTRRLWPAAVAIVIAMFSVTLAPQGLIALAPLLVGARAIGRIVTRRRAATGILSALAPLAASAALVFVIIFRDQTLATVAEAVRIKYVVGPTIPWYQEFLRYYFLTVEDSVDGSLTRRFAVLVLLLCLFGLIMVLLRRGRVPGAVSGPLWRLCGSTGIGLLLLILTPTKWAIQFGAFAGLAGALGGVTAFAFARVGLHSRRNLALYVIALLFILAWATSGLNGWFYVGNYGVPWFDKQPVIAHYPVTTIFLVLAIAGGLLAGWLHFRMDYAGHTEVADTGRNRALASTPLLVVATIMVVLELGSMLKATVGRYPVYTVGAANIAALRSGGNSCAMADSVLVEADPNEGLLQPVPGQRFGEYGPLGGEDPVGFTPNGVSDTLEPAEPVAANPGTPNSDGPVDKPNIGIGYAAGTGGGYGPEGINGSRVFLPFGLDPARTPVMGSYGENTVAAKATSAWYQLPPRTPDRPLVTVAAAGAIWYYEEDGSFNYGQSLKLQWGVHRPDGSYQALSEVQPIDIFQQKAWRNLRFPLAWAPPEANVARIVADDPNLSEDQWFAFTPPRVPVLQTAQDFLGSQTPVLMDIATAANFPCQRPFAERLGVAELPEYRIIPNFKQMVVSSNQWQSAADGGPFLFIQALLRTEAIPTYLRDDWYRDWGSIERYIRVVPQDQAPSAAIEEGSTRVFGWSRGGPIRALP, from the coding sequence GTGACCGAACCGTCCCGCATCGCACGCCTGATCGCTGTCGTCGCCGGCATCGCGGGTGTGGTGTTGTGTGGCCTGGTTCCGCTGCTCCCGGTCGAGGAGACCACCGCGACCATCCTCTGGCCGCAGGGTGCGGGTGCCGACGGAAACGTCACCGAACTGACCGCCCCGCTGGTGGCCGGGGCGCCGCGGGCGCTCGACGTCACGATCCCCTGCCGCACCGTGGCCGAGCTTCCCGCAAACGGCGGCGTCGTGTTCTCCACCAACCCCGCAGGCGGCATCGAAGCCGGCCGCAACGGCATGTTCGTCCGCGCCAACGCCGACGTCGTCTACGTCGCGTTCCGCGACACCGTCGCCGCGGTCGCCCCGCGCGCCGCGGTGAACTCCGGCGCATGCAGCCAGATCCACGTGTGGGCCAACGTCGGCGCGGTCGGCGCCGACTTCGTCGGCATCCCCGACGCCGCAGGAACCCTGCCGGTCGACAAGCGCCCGCAGGTCTCCGGCGTGTTCACCGACCTCAAGGTGCCCGCCCAGCCCGGCCTGGCCGCCCGCATCGACGTCGACACCCGCTTCATCACCTCACCGACCGTGCTCAAGACCGCCGTGATTGTGCTCGGCGTGGGCTGCGTCATCGCGTCCCTGGTGGCGCTGGCCCTGCTGGACCGCGGCTGGCGCAGGCGCCCGCCGCGCATCCGCGGCCGCGCCGGGATATGGACCTGGCTGACCGACGCGGGCGTGATCGGCGGCCTGCTGGCCTGGCACATCGTCGGCGCGCCCACCTCCGACGACGGCTACAACACGACGATCGCCCGGGTCGCGGCCGACGCCGGCTACACCACGAACTACTACCGCTACTTCGGCGCCTCCGAGGCCCCGTTCGACTGGTATCAGAGCGTGTTGTCACACCTGGCGGCGATCAGCGCCGACGGCGTGTGGATGCGGCTGCCCGCGACGGCCGCCGCGATCGCGACGTGGCTGATCATCAGCCGCTGCGTGTTGCCCCGGATCGGCAGGCGCGTCGCGGCCAACCGCGTCGCGATGCTCACCGCCGGTGCGGTGTTCCTGGCCGCGTGGCTGCCGTTCAACAACGGCCTGCGCCCCGAACCGCTGATCGCGTTCGCGGTGATCGCGGTGTGGATGCTCGTCGAGAACACCATCGGCACCCGACGCCTGTGGCCCGCGGCCGTGGCGATCGTCATCGCGATGTTCTCCGTCACGCTCGCCCCGCAGGGCCTGATCGCGCTGGCCCCGCTGCTGGTCGGCGCCCGCGCCATCGGCCGCATCGTGACCCGGCGCCGCGCGGCCACCGGCATCCTCTCCGCGCTGGCACCGCTGGCGGCGTCGGCCGCGCTGGTGTTCGTGATCATTTTCCGCGACCAGACGTTGGCCACGGTCGCCGAAGCGGTCCGCATCAAGTACGTCGTCGGACCGACCATCCCCTGGTACCAGGAATTCCTGCGCTACTACTTCCTGACCGTCGAGGACAGCGTCGACGGATCCCTGACCCGCCGGTTCGCGGTGCTGGTTCTGCTGCTGTGCCTGTTCGGGCTGATCATGGTGCTCCTGCGCCGCGGCCGGGTGCCCGGCGCCGTCAGCGGGCCGCTGTGGCGGCTGTGCGGATCGACCGGGATCGGCCTGCTGCTGCTGATCCTGACCCCGACCAAGTGGGCGATCCAGTTCGGCGCGTTCGCCGGTCTGGCCGGCGCGCTGGGCGGGGTGACGGCGTTCGCGTTCGCACGCGTCGGCCTGCACAGCCGACGCAACCTCGCGCTGTACGTCATCGCGCTGCTGTTCATCCTGGCGTGGGCCACCTCGGGCCTCAACGGCTGGTTCTACGTCGGCAACTACGGCGTGCCGTGGTTCGACAAGCAGCCGGTGATCGCGCACTACCCGGTCACCACGATCTTCCTGGTGCTGGCCATCGCGGGCGGTCTGCTGGCCGGCTGGCTGCACTTCCGCATGGACTACGCCGGGCACACCGAGGTGGCCGACACCGGCCGCAACCGCGCGCTCGCGTCGACGCCGCTGCTGGTGGTCGCGACGATCATGGTGGTGCTCGAGCTCGGCTCGATGCTCAAGGCCACCGTGGGCCGCTACCCCGTCTACACCGTCGGCGCGGCCAACATCGCCGCGCTGCGCTCGGGCGGCAACAGCTGCGCCATGGCCGACTCGGTGCTGGTCGAGGCCGACCCGAACGAGGGGCTGCTGCAACCGGTTCCGGGCCAGCGCTTCGGCGAGTACGGCCCGCTCGGCGGCGAGGATCCCGTTGGCTTCACCCCCAACGGCGTCAGCGACACCCTGGAGCCCGCCGAACCGGTCGCGGCCAACCCGGGCACCCCGAACTCCGACGGCCCGGTCGACAAACCCAACATCGGCATCGGCTACGCCGCGGGCACCGGCGGCGGCTACGGCCCCGAGGGCATCAACGGTTCGCGGGTGTTCCTGCCGTTCGGCCTCGACCCGGCCCGCACACCGGTGATGGGCAGCTACGGCGAGAACACCGTCGCCGCCAAGGCCACCTCGGCCTGGTACCAGTTGCCGCCCCGCACGCCGGACCGGCCGCTGGTGACCGTCGCCGCGGCCGGGGCCATCTGGTACTACGAGGAGGACGGCTCGTTCAACTACGGGCAGTCGCTCAAACTGCAGTGGGGTGTGCACCGGCCCGACGGCTCCTATCAGGCGCTGTCCGAGGTCCAGCCGATCGACATCTTCCAGCAGAAGGCTTGGCGCAACCTGCGATTCCCGCTCGCGTGGGCGCCGCCGGAGGCCAATGTGGCGCGCATCGTCGCCGACGACCCCAACCTGTCCGAGGACCAGTGGTTCGCGTTCACCCCGCCGCGGGTGCCGGTGCTGCAGACCGCGCAGGACTTCCTGGGCTCGCAGACACCGGTGCTCATGGACATCGCCACGGCCGCGAACTTCCCGTGCCAGCGGCCGTTCGCCGAGCGGCTCGGTGTCGCCGAGTTGCCGGAGTACCGCATCATCCCCAACTTCAAGCAGATGGTGGTCTCGTCGAACCAGTGGCAGTCCGCCGCCGACGGCGGTCCGTTCCTGTTCATCCAGGCGCTGCTGCGCACCGAGGCGATCCCGACCTATCTGCGTGACGACTGGTACCGCGACTGGGGCTCGATCGAGCGCTACATCCGGGTGGTACCGCAGGACCAGGCGCCCAGTGCCGCCATCGAGGAAGGATCGACGCGAGTGTTCGGATGGAGTCGCGGCGGACCGATCAGGGCCCTACCGTGA
- a CDS encoding FadR/GntR family transcriptional regulator: protein MATIPSGADNGETRTRILGHKVLRPRQQVEEQLRRAVLDGQLRTGDRLPPETELARQFSVSRPTIREALSALESQGLIRKVPGAGGGSFVQAVDHTALGEVVGESMHNLLRLGSISIDEVGIVRQYLEVPAVVLAAQNRTDADLAELERILGEQKRRTVDDPMIAELDAQFHISIAKMSGNRILAAFVYALHRESEPVGYLDLSPDLGRETYTQHKRIVQAIADRDAEAGEAAIVEHLTYLRGHIRDHIDAGNRMP from the coding sequence ATGGCGACCATACCGAGCGGCGCCGACAACGGCGAGACGCGCACCAGAATCCTGGGCCACAAAGTGCTGCGCCCACGCCAGCAGGTCGAAGAACAACTGCGTCGGGCCGTTCTCGACGGGCAGCTGCGCACCGGCGACCGGCTGCCGCCCGAGACCGAACTCGCACGCCAGTTCAGCGTCAGCCGGCCCACGATCCGCGAGGCCCTTTCGGCACTGGAGTCCCAGGGCCTGATCCGGAAGGTTCCCGGCGCGGGCGGCGGCAGCTTCGTACAGGCCGTCGACCACACCGCGCTAGGCGAGGTGGTGGGCGAATCCATGCACAACCTGCTGCGGCTGGGCAGCATCAGCATCGACGAGGTCGGCATCGTGCGCCAGTACCTCGAGGTGCCCGCGGTGGTGCTCGCCGCGCAGAACCGAACCGATGCGGATCTCGCCGAACTGGAACGCATTCTGGGCGAACAGAAACGGCGCACCGTCGACGATCCGATGATCGCCGAACTCGACGCCCAGTTCCACATCAGCATCGCCAAGATGTCCGGCAACCGGATCCTCGCTGCCTTCGTCTACGCGCTGCACCGCGAATCCGAACCCGTCGGCTACCTGGACCTGTCACCGGACCTCGGACGTGAGACGTACACCCAGCACAAGCGGATCGTGCAGGCGATCGCCGATCGCGACGCCGAGGCCGGCGAGGCCGCGATCGTCGAGCACCTGACCTATCTGCGCGGGCACATCCGCGATCACATCGACGCCGGTAACCGCATGCCCTGA